A single genomic interval of Sulfurovum sp. TSL6 harbors:
- a CDS encoding glycosyltransferase family 4 protein, with protein MKDRILLIGPQLDFLGGVANYYKNILPDLLHNDNVEVKYIQIGSEARQYLKLLTPILDQFKVLYIIIRYRPKLIHVNPSLALKSILRDSLFVFLGKLFRLKTVVFFRGWNKDNQSFFSDSKIKFFTNVLLSADQFLVLNKTVEQFLISKKVSPKKILSASTVIPTQYADLKISNTRVPPSDKLKILFLGRVEKAKGLNELIQALKKFHTKVTLTIVGDGSIWNDLNQIIANDIILKEMITLEKSKVGDDKLNCYLTHDVFILPSYSEGMPNSILEAMSLGLVVIGTSVGAIPDLLSKYGGIVIEPKSVAQIEQGVEYLIDNHARLYKLAQESIPLVKNTYSPLVTAQFLIDVYNNLIYGDEYV; from the coding sequence ATGAAAGATAGAATTTTATTGATTGGACCACAATTAGACTTCTTGGGAGGCGTTGCAAACTATTATAAAAATATACTTCCTGACTTACTTCATAATGACAATGTAGAGGTTAAGTATATACAAATTGGTTCTGAAGCAAGGCAATACCTGAAGTTATTAACACCAATTTTAGATCAGTTCAAAGTTCTATATATAATCATTAGATATAGACCTAAGTTGATACATGTTAATCCTAGTTTAGCACTCAAATCAATTCTGAGAGACTCTTTATTTGTTTTTTTAGGAAAATTATTTAGACTTAAGACAGTTGTCTTTTTTAGAGGATGGAATAAAGACAATCAGTCATTTTTTTCAGATTCAAAAATTAAATTTTTTACAAATGTTTTACTCTCAGCAGATCAATTTTTAGTGTTGAATAAGACAGTAGAACAATTTTTAATTTCAAAAAAAGTTTCTCCTAAAAAAATCTTAAGTGCATCGACTGTAATACCTACGCAATATGCAGACTTGAAAATATCTAATACCAGGGTTCCACCTAGTGACAAATTAAAAATTCTATTTTTAGGAAGAGTTGAAAAAGCTAAAGGGCTCAATGAACTTATTCAAGCTCTAAAGAAATTTCATACTAAGGTGACATTGACAATCGTAGGAGATGGTAGTATATGGAATGATTTAAATCAAATTATTGCTAACGACATAATATTAAAAGAAATGATTACACTAGAGAAAAGCAAGGTAGGCGATGACAAACTAAACTGTTATTTAACACATGATGTTTTTATTCTACCTTCTTACTCAGAAGGTATGCCAAATAGCATTTTAGAAGCAATGTCATTAGGTTTAGTTGTTATAGGAACATCTGTAGGGGCAATACCAGATTTATTATCAAAATATGGGGGTATTGTTATAGAACCTAAGTCTGTAGCACAAATAGAACAAGGAGTTGAATATTTAATAGATAATCATGCAAGATTATATAAATTAGCTCAGGAGAGTATACCTTTGGTAAA
- a CDS encoding acyltransferase: MIKDNNNRLIELDALRGLAAVSVMLFHYLTKYTHNQAPLFSFSLGGLGVSLFFMISGFVIFMSLNKKSTLKTFIISRFTRLYPGYWSAVIITSLVLYFSDNFFDFDRFLANLTMLQYWLRFTNIDGVYWTLRVELTYYILMVFIVTIGMITKIHKTVFFWMSLQVGVYLLLNIEFENHSINFILLVIRSLLILDYAHLFIAGMMLFQIYNDNQKVKSYIILLLSVLVGSLVSDLTHLIAFILFIFLFLLIFSSNIKFLRLSVFTYIGTISYSLYLLHQIVGYKIMDMLYVLGFNFWSVITITIIIIFLLASLNWKIFEVYVSKFIRSFLTNKVNQ; this comes from the coding sequence ATGATAAAAGACAATAACAATAGATTGATTGAGTTAGATGCATTACGAGGGTTGGCTGCAGTATCTGTAATGTTATTTCATTATCTTACAAAATATACACACAATCAGGCTCCTCTATTTTCTTTTAGTTTAGGTGGATTGGGAGTTAGCTTGTTCTTTATGATAAGTGGGTTTGTAATTTTTATGAGTTTAAATAAAAAATCGACATTAAAAACTTTTATCATTTCAAGGTTTACAAGACTTTATCCAGGCTACTGGTCTGCTGTAATTATTACATCGTTGGTTTTATACTTTTCAGATAATTTTTTTGATTTTGATAGATTTCTTGCAAATTTAACAATGTTGCAATATTGGTTACGTTTTACAAATATAGATGGTGTTTACTGGACGTTAAGAGTCGAACTTACTTACTATATACTTATGGTCTTTATAGTTACTATCGGGATGATTACGAAAATTCATAAGACAGTTTTTTTCTGGATGTCATTGCAAGTTGGGGTATATCTTTTATTGAACATAGAGTTTGAAAATCATTCAATCAATTTTATACTACTAGTAATAAGGTCTTTATTGATATTAGATTACGCACACTTGTTTATAGCAGGAATGATGCTATTTCAAATATATAACGATAATCAGAAAGTAAAAAGTTATATAATTTTATTACTGTCTGTTCTTGTTGGATCTTTGGTTAGTGATTTAACTCATTTAATTGCCTTTATTCTTTTCATATTTTTATTTCTATTAATATTTAGTAGTAATATAAAGTTTTTGCGCTTATCTGTCTTTACCTATATCGGCACAATATCATATAGTCTATATTTGTTGCACCAAATTGTAGGTTATAAGATAATGGATATGCTTTACGTATTAGGATTCAATTTTTGGAGTGTTATTACTATTACAATTATAATAATTTTTTTACTAGCATCATTAAACTGGAAAATATTTGAAGTATATGTAAGTAAGTTCATACGTTCATTTCTAACGAATAAAGTTAATCAATGA
- a CDS encoding CapA family protein has product MSKSNEASLLVCGDMVLVNRAEEIACNLNDDLIDNRIQEYFTSSDMVLANLEAPITEKGIPITKCGPNIAINPECINGIKRIGVNIVNLANNHIMDFGVHGLTSTFETLKKHNIDFYGAGYDQEQARSLLIKNINGTKIGFLGMAEHEFSIAFQNTPGANGLSIIDYMESYKKEKEGIDFLVVTIHGGAERYPYPTPNIQKICRFLATNGADVVICQHQHRPGAYETIGNSLIVYGQGNFIFDPKDKKEDWWHESLLIKIIFNKQHKSIKFEFVPGIQFKEKAIFSKPDELTTKQILSGFQDRSNDIKDVENVQRLWNEYCDTHKYTFLSRLLGHNRLIRVLNRLFHFTDVFFRGHKLVMIRNLVETESHHEAIVTILRKLTPKNK; this is encoded by the coding sequence ATGTCTAAAAGTAATGAAGCTTCATTATTAGTTTGTGGTGATATGGTTTTAGTGAATAGGGCTGAGGAAATTGCATGTAATTTAAATGATGATTTAATTGACAATAGAATTCAAGAATACTTTACTTCTTCTGATATGGTTCTTGCAAATTTAGAGGCACCTATAACTGAAAAAGGTATTCCGATTACAAAATGTGGTCCAAATATCGCTATAAATCCAGAATGTATAAATGGTATTAAACGGATTGGTGTTAATATTGTAAACCTTGCAAATAATCATATTATGGACTTTGGAGTTCATGGCCTGACTTCTACGTTTGAAACTTTAAAAAAACACAATATAGATTTTTATGGTGCTGGGTATGATCAAGAGCAGGCAAGAAGTTTGTTGATTAAAAATATTAATGGTACTAAAATTGGTTTTCTCGGGATGGCAGAACATGAGTTCAGTATCGCGTTTCAAAATACTCCTGGTGCAAATGGGTTGTCAATAATAGACTATATGGAGTCTTATAAAAAGGAAAAGGAAGGGATTGATTTTTTAGTTGTTACTATACATGGTGGAGCAGAAAGATATCCATACCCAACACCAAATATTCAAAAGATTTGTAGATTTTTAGCTACGAATGGTGCTGATGTTGTGATATGTCAGCATCAGCATAGGCCAGGGGCATATGAAACAATTGGCAACAGTTTGATTGTTTATGGTCAGGGGAATTTCATTTTCGACCCTAAAGACAAAAAAGAAGATTGGTGGCATGAGTCATTATTAATAAAAATTATTTTTAATAAACAGCATAAATCTATAAAGTTTGAATTTGTACCAGGAATTCAATTTAAGGAAAAGGCTATATTTTCAAAACCTGATGAATTAACGACAAAACAAATATTATCAGGATTTCAAGATAGGTCGAATGACATAAAAGATGTGGAGAATGTCCAAAGGTTATGGAATGAATATTGTGATACACACAAATATACATTTTTAAGTCGACTATTAGGACATAATAGATTAATTAGGGTTTTGAATAGGTTATTTCATTTTACAGATGTATTTTTTAGAGGCCATAAATTAGTTATGATTAGAAATTTAGTTGAAACAGAATCACATCACGAGGCAATAGTTACAATATTGCGAAAATTAACCCCTAAAAATAAATAA
- a CDS encoding GNAT family N-acetyltransferase, producing MTLKDIKQLYDFKVGAKVKQYGILYVLRQSFFILIRAIYRTDSYVILSTDTKTTAITPDINIIKLTSLKQFKNLLVYNQLVWDIKRNVIEAMLKRDEIVFIVIDNNMICAYAGIQLEGKYKFGINTMMDIPNGFIMFKNLYVSIDYRGKALGKYLNIVRINDSHDERRKIVFVQKENIIAIKNWYKLGFKEIVSIRQTTLFKKFTTNHFSFTNSADNYKDLERVLNEL from the coding sequence ATGACGCTTAAAGACATCAAACAGTTATATGATTTCAAAGTAGGTGCAAAAGTAAAACAATATGGGATACTATATGTGTTACGTCAAAGTTTTTTTATTTTAATTAGGGCTATCTACCGTACAGATTCCTATGTAATATTATCTACAGATACGAAAACGACAGCTATTACTCCTGATATCAATATTATAAAGTTAACATCTTTAAAACAATTTAAAAATTTATTAGTATATAACCAACTAGTATGGGATATAAAAAGAAATGTTATAGAAGCAATGTTAAAGCGTGATGAGATTGTATTTATTGTTATAGATAACAATATGATATGTGCATATGCAGGTATACAATTAGAGGGTAAATATAAATTTGGTATCAATACAATGATGGATATTCCAAATGGATTTATAATGTTTAAAAATTTATATGTAAGCATTGACTATAGAGGTAAGGCATTAGGTAAATATTTAAATATTGTTAGGATTAATGACTCTCATGATGAACGAAGAAAGATTGTTTTTGTACAAAAAGAAAATATAATTGCTATAAAAAATTGGTATAAATTAGGATTTAAAGAGATAGTTTCAATAAGACAAACAACTTTATTTAAAAAGTTTACTACAAATCATTTTTCTTTTACAAATAGTGCTGATAATTATAAAGATTTAGAACGAGTTTTGAATGAATTATAA
- a CDS encoding GNAT family N-acetyltransferase, whose translation MNNQYEIKIFTNINDEELKNAWNEIYDEGNTFVQSSYYWLSSWWNVKNQNKDAYIITVISDNKIIGIAPFFYQNIFYVKGLHSFPIHFGDFISYITITEDRKNIIKLINQHLKTFKSWSFFKIDNVNEKDTLYTSLVKNNIKNKLMTTVSILNFESDFETYLESLSTNRRQKTKKYLRNLKKNHQVDFKVIDTYEDYMTIFPQMRQVYINRWGKDISEEIYKYRNLALKDHFKRSEVILFVLFVDNQLIGFHLSFSFNNYLYSWKESFISTYDKYSPGNLLRIYLIPEYLLNNGFKGINYMAGDYEYKRAQVGESGFYLNNCQFIKGKGLMGKIVENYYLYYRDKIKNMRNKLQEVLK comes from the coding sequence TTGAATAATCAATATGAAATTAAAATTTTTACCAATATTAATGATGAAGAGTTGAAAAACGCTTGGAATGAAATTTATGATGAAGGTAATACTTTTGTTCAAAGTAGTTATTATTGGCTTAGTTCTTGGTGGAATGTAAAAAATCAAAATAAAGACGCTTATATAATCACTGTAATATCTGATAATAAAATTATTGGTATTGCACCTTTTTTTTATCAGAATATTTTTTATGTGAAAGGATTACATTCTTTTCCTATACATTTTGGGGATTTTATTTCCTATATTACAATTACAGAAGATAGAAAAAATATAATTAAATTAATTAATCAACATTTAAAAACCTTTAAAAGCTGGTCTTTTTTCAAAATTGATAATGTAAATGAAAAAGATACTTTATATACAAGTTTGGTTAAAAATAATATAAAAAATAAATTAATGACTACAGTTTCTATCTTGAATTTTGAAAGTGACTTTGAAACTTATTTAGAGTCATTATCAACAAATAGAAGGCAAAAAACCAAAAAATATTTAAGAAACTTAAAAAAGAATCATCAAGTTGATTTTAAAGTAATTGATACGTATGAAGACTATATGACTATTTTTCCACAAATGAGACAAGTATATATAAATAGATGGGGAAAAGATATTTCTGAAGAAATATATAAATATAGAAATCTTGCATTGAAAGATCACTTTAAAAGATCTGAGGTAATACTTTTCGTTCTATTTGTTGATAATCAGTTAATTGGATTTCATCTTTCTTTTTCATTTAATAATTATTTGTATTCATGGAAAGAATCATTCATTTCAACTTATGACAAATATTCTCCTGGAAATTTATTAAGAATTTATTTAATTCCAGAATATTTACTTAATAATGGTTTTAAAGGCATAAATTATATGGCTGGAGATTATGAATATAAACGTGCTCAAGTTGGCGAAAGTGGTTTTTATTTAAATAATTGTCAATTTATTAAAGGAAAAGGTTTAATGGGAAAGATAGTGGAGAATTATTATTTATATTATAGAGATAAAATAAAGAATATGAGAAACAAGTTACAAGAAGTATTAAAATGA
- the wecC gene encoding UDP-N-acetyl-D-mannosamine dehydrogenase → MDKKVCVVGLGYIGLPTAALLANRSYEVRGVDVVQSTVDIINRGEIHIVEPELDTFVRAAVNSGKLKADIKPAQADVFIIAVPTPFHEGYVPNIDYVISATKSIAPYVQEGNIVILESTSPVGTTDKVAEVLASHGIDTRKVHVAHCPERVLPGHIMRELVENDRIVGGTTSEATEVTVAFYQTFVEGEVLATDAKTAEMAKLTENSFRDTNIAFANELSILCDKFDIDVWELIKLANRHPRVNILQPGAGVGGHCIAVDPWFIVHAGGEDAKIIRTAREVNTYKTEWAIEKIKNAALAFENENGRKAKIACMGLAFKPDIDDLRESPALYITRRLIADGLEVLAIEPNISEHKDFDVVNYNEAVEKADVIVFLVAHKEFKDLKIFGKETIDFCGITV, encoded by the coding sequence ATGGATAAAAAAGTATGTGTGGTTGGACTAGGATATATAGGACTACCAACTGCAGCGCTGTTAGCAAATAGGAGTTATGAAGTACGTGGTGTTGATGTCGTACAAAGTACTGTAGATATCATTAACCGTGGTGAGATCCACATTGTTGAACCTGAGCTTGATACCTTTGTGAGAGCTGCAGTTAACAGCGGTAAGCTCAAGGCTGATATTAAACCGGCACAAGCAGATGTCTTCATCATCGCTGTACCAACACCGTTTCATGAAGGGTACGTGCCAAATATCGACTATGTTATCTCTGCAACCAAATCTATAGCCCCTTATGTACAAGAAGGTAACATTGTCATTCTAGAGTCCACATCACCGGTGGGTACAACAGACAAGGTTGCAGAAGTACTGGCATCACATGGTATCGACACAAGGAAGGTGCATGTTGCACACTGTCCTGAGCGTGTCCTTCCAGGACATATTATGCGTGAGTTGGTAGAGAATGACCGTATCGTAGGAGGAACTACTTCAGAAGCCACTGAGGTGACAGTAGCCTTCTACCAAACTTTTGTAGAGGGCGAAGTACTGGCAACCGATGCTAAAACAGCAGAGATGGCAAAACTAACTGAAAACAGTTTTAGAGATACGAATATCGCTTTTGCCAATGAACTCTCCATCCTTTGTGATAAATTCGATATCGATGTATGGGAGCTTATCAAGCTAGCTAACCGTCACCCAAGAGTCAACATCCTGCAACCGGGTGCTGGTGTAGGTGGACATTGCATTGCCGTGGATCCTTGGTTCATCGTCCATGCTGGTGGAGAAGATGCAAAGATAATCCGCACAGCGAGAGAAGTTAATACTTACAAAACAGAATGGGCCATAGAGAAAATCAAAAATGCTGCTTTAGCATTCGAAAATGAAAATGGACGAAAAGCGAAAATCGCTTGTATGGGGTTGGCTTTTAAGCCAGATATTGATGATCTTAGAGAATCACCAGCACTTTATATTACTAGAAGACTTATAGCTGATGGTCTTGAAGTATTGGCAATTGAACCAAATATCTCTGAGCATAAAGATTTTGATGTAGTAAATTACAATGAGGCGGTAGAAAAAGCCGATGTGATAGTTTTTCTTGTGGCACATAAAGAGTTTAAAGACCTTAAGATATTTGGTAAAGAAACTATAGATTTTTGTGGGATTACTGTATAA